A portion of the Candidatus Ruthia endofausta genome contains these proteins:
- the fabZ gene encoding 3-hydroxyacyl-ACP dehydratase FabZ: MEMNIQDVKNYLPHRYPFLLIDRVLELEVGKSIVALKNVTFNEPQFTGHFPDQPIMPGVMIVEALAQATGILAFKSEVGRPIDGQIYMLVGIDKVRFKRMVEPGDQLRLEVEIMVVKRGIWKFKCKATVDNQIVTSAELMCTQKAAD, from the coding sequence ATGGAAATGAATATTCAAGACGTCAAAAACTACCTGCCCCATCGTTATCCTTTTTTACTCATTGATAGAGTGTTAGAGTTAGAAGTTGGCAAGTCAATTGTGGCATTAAAAAATGTTACCTTTAATGAGCCTCAATTTACTGGACACTTCCCTGATCAGCCAATTATGCCTGGCGTTATGATTGTTGAAGCTTTAGCCCAAGCAACAGGAATTTTGGCTTTTAAATCTGAAGTTGGCAGGCCAATTGATGGGCAAATATATATGCTTGTCGGTATTGATAAAGTCAGATTTAAACGTATGGTTGAACCTGGAGACCAATTGCGTTTAGAGGTAGAGATTATGGTAGTTAAACGCGGTATTTGGAAGTTTAAATGCAAGGCAACTGTGGATAATCAAATTGTTACGAGTGCTGAACTTATGTGTACTCAAAAAGCAGCGGATTAA
- a CDS encoding symmetrical bis(5'-nucleosyl)-tetraphosphatase: MSDYLIGDIQGCFNSLQALLKKIKFSSDKDQLFFLGDVVNRGKKSLATLHFIKDLKGNASMVLGNHDFHLLACSLGSKKPNKKDTFMDIINANDADSLLGFLRNQPLMIKHKNALMIHAGVPPNWGVDRLLQQSKQVQKHLRGANISQFLDNMYNNKPNIWSTDLTELEQCRYTINALMRLRFCKANGELEFSHKMNYTYPPKGFQAWFMHKDRLLKNTDIFFGHWSSLSGVNQTHIYPMDHGCIWHGRLSAIRLKDKKVFSISC, translated from the coding sequence ATGTCAGATTATTTAATTGGCGATATTCAAGGTTGTTTTAACTCCTTACAAGCCTTGTTAAAAAAAATTAAATTCTCAAGCGACAAAGACCAGCTGTTTTTTTTAGGCGATGTGGTTAATAGGGGTAAGAAATCTCTAGCCACATTGCACTTTATTAAAGATTTAAAAGGCAATGCCTCAATGGTATTAGGCAACCATGATTTTCACTTGCTGGCTTGTTCACTGGGCAGCAAAAAGCCTAACAAAAAAGACACGTTTATGGATATTATCAATGCCAATGATGCAGATTCACTACTGGGCTTTCTGCGTAACCAACCCTTGATGATTAAGCATAAAAATGCTCTCATGATTCATGCTGGTGTGCCACCAAATTGGGGTGTTGATAGACTTCTTCAACAATCTAAGCAAGTGCAAAAACATCTTCGAGGTGCTAATATTTCACAGTTTTTAGACAACATGTATAACAATAAGCCTAATATTTGGTCTACAGATTTGACCGAACTAGAACAATGTCGATACACTATTAATGCCCTAATGCGGCTACGCTTTTGTAAAGCTAATGGCGAGTTGGAATTTAGTCATAAAATGAATTACACATATCCACCAAAAGGCTTTCAAGCTTGGTTTATGCACAAAGATCGATTGTTAAAAAATACCGATATATTCTTTGGTCATTGGTCTAGTTTGTCAGGTGTTAATCAAACACACATTTATCCTATGGATCACGGCTGTATTTGGCATGGACGATTAAGCGCTATCAGACTAAAGGACAAAAAAGTCTTTTCTATTAGTTGTTAA
- a CDS encoding gamma-butyrobetaine hydroxylase-like domain-containing protein, with protein MQTPTNITLNKEKTLLTITLGKINYPLSAEYLRVYSPSAEVVGHGKGQETLQLNKENVTILRIQPTGNYAVILFFSDGHDSGIYSWSHLHKLALDHDKLWSEYLQKLKDIGHAHPQI; from the coding sequence ATGCAAACACCAACTAATATTACCCTAAACAAAGAAAAAACCTTATTAACCATCACCCTTGGCAAGATTAATTATCCACTTAGCGCTGAATATTTAAGGGTTTATTCGCCCTCAGCTGAAGTGGTTGGTCATGGCAAGGGGCAAGAAACTTTGCAACTTAATAAAGAAAACGTAACCATTTTACGCATTCAGCCAACAGGCAATTATGCCGTTATTTTATTTTTTAGCGATGGTCATGACAGTGGCATTTACTCTTGGTCGCATTTACACAAACTTGCTTTGGATCATGACAAGCTTTGGAGTGAATATTTGCAAAAGCTCAAAGACATTGGACATGCTCATCCACAAATATAA
- the apaG gene encoding Co2+/Mg2+ efflux protein ApaG: MKNNIEIKVKVVYLEHQSDVYASQYAYTYTITITNKGDAGVQLLTRHWRIQDETGHTEDVIGEGVIGQQPHLASEESFQYTSGVIIKTLTGYMKGSYGMVDDHGERFNVQIPEFVLSKPYTLH; this comes from the coding sequence ATGAAAAACAACATTGAAATAAAGGTTAAAGTGGTCTATTTAGAGCATCAATCGGATGTTTATGCGAGTCAATATGCCTATACTTATACCATTACAATCACCAACAAAGGCGATGCTGGCGTGCAACTTTTAACGCGTCATTGGCGCATTCAAGATGAAACTGGGCATACTGAAGATGTTATTGGCGAAGGTGTAATTGGTCAACAGCCTCATTTGGCATCAGAAGAATCTTTTCAGTACACCTCAGGTGTCATTATCAAAACCTTAACTGGCTACATGAAAGGATCCTATGGTATGGTTGATGACCATGGCGAGCGTTTTAATGTGCAAATTCCTGAATTTGTGCTTAGTAAGCCTTATACGCTACATTAA
- the rseP gene encoding RIP metalloprotease RseP — translation MAFISSLGFFLITIGILVTIHELGHFLVAKKLNVKVLRFSIGFGKILKSFKYGETQYTLCVLPLGGFVKMLDENETPVEASEKHRAFNQQSVYKRIMIVAAGPLANFLLAIALYTVVFVIGVNGVKPVVNVLESPGIAQQAGIQTGDQLLSINGVLTPTISEFSINFIQSMDENPLYVNVISSTSNLKKLELNLSGDFLSNPEQGVDNYLGFKFAMPKLEAIINQVVPNSPASIADLQTNDKILSANHTNIDSWHDFVNVIQNSPNKEINLQVKRNGNILNTTLTPKIENGLAKAGVSVLVPTGYLDKWLVLVKKDMLDAFIAANDKVYQLTLLNLKMIKKMIIGDTSLDQISGPISIANYAGKSAQVGFVPFLSFLALISIGLGLLNLLPIPLLDGGYLFFYLIELIKGSAVSQSFQQVLTKFGLFVIISLTVVALYNDLSRLL, via the coding sequence ATGGCATTTATTTCCTCCCTAGGGTTTTTCTTAATTACTATTGGTATTTTGGTAACTATCCATGAGCTAGGTCATTTTTTAGTCGCCAAAAAACTCAACGTCAAGGTATTGCGTTTTTCTATTGGGTTTGGCAAGATCTTAAAATCATTCAAGTATGGTGAAACACAATACACATTGTGTGTGCTCCCTTTAGGCGGTTTTGTTAAAATGCTTGATGAAAACGAAACGCCAGTTGAGGCGTCAGAAAAACATCGTGCTTTTAATCAACAAAGCGTTTATAAACGCATCATGATTGTTGCAGCCGGACCGCTTGCTAATTTTCTTTTAGCCATTGCCCTCTATACTGTTGTTTTTGTTATCGGTGTTAATGGCGTTAAGCCTGTTGTAAATGTGCTTGAAAGTCCTGGCATTGCTCAACAAGCAGGCATTCAAACAGGCGATCAACTATTAAGTATTAATGGTGTTTTAACACCAACCATTAGCGAATTTTCAATTAATTTTATTCAATCAATGGATGAAAATCCTCTTTATGTTAACGTTATTTCCAGTACTTCAAATCTTAAAAAATTAGAACTTAACTTATCTGGTGATTTCTTATCTAATCCAGAGCAAGGTGTTGATAACTACTTGGGATTTAAATTTGCCATGCCTAAACTTGAGGCAATTATTAACCAAGTTGTGCCTAATTCACCTGCCTCAATAGCGGACTTGCAAACAAATGATAAAATTCTAAGTGCAAATCATACTAATATCGATTCATGGCATGATTTTGTTAATGTTATTCAAAATAGTCCAAATAAAGAAATTAATCTACAAGTTAAACGCAATGGCAATATTTTAAATACGACATTAACACCAAAAATTGAGAACGGTTTAGCCAAAGCAGGTGTTAGCGTCTTAGTGCCCACTGGTTATTTAGATAAATGGCTCGTACTAGTTAAAAAAGATATGCTTGATGCTTTTATAGCGGCCAATGATAAAGTCTATCAACTTACCCTGCTTAATCTAAAAATGATTAAAAAGATGATTATAGGTGACACATCACTTGATCAAATTAGTGGCCCTATTAGCATTGCTAACTATGCTGGCAAAAGTGCTCAAGTGGGTTTTGTTCCATTTTTATCTTTCTTAGCTCTGATTAGTATTGGCCTGGGTTTGCTTAATTTATTACCTATTCCGCTATTGGATGGTGGGTATTTATTTTTCTATTTAATAGAGCTTATTAAAGGTTCGGCTGTTAGTCAATCATTTCAACAAGTTTTAACGAAATTTGGCTTGTTTGTTATTATCTCACTAACGGTTGTTGCTCTGTATAATGATTTGTCACGTTTATTATAA
- the lpxD gene encoding UDP-3-O-(3-hydroxymyristoyl)glucosamine N-acyltransferase: MYTLGEIAKTINAKLVGDTDIEITGIATSLSANQAQLTYINGKKYKQTLINSKAGAVILNNDLLKNCPTNALIVDDVYLAFAKATHLFKKQVVPYQGIHPSVKTNHAKIAPNCTIGKNVVIGNHCTIASNVVIEDNVTIGNDALIQPNVSILQGCSIGNKVVISPGAVIGSEGFGNAQDQQKHWHSIAHLGCVVIGNNVSIGANTTIDRGTIEDTQIHNGVQIDNLVHIAHNVIIGQDSAIAATVTIGGSCMLGKRCMVGGGTTIASHISLVDDIIVTGASTVDRNLFEQGHYTGFTSISKHQKWKRIQVWLLNLDKIAHYLNIKLKKLKEK; this comes from the coding sequence ATGTACACATTGGGAGAGATTGCTAAAACTATCAACGCCAAACTTGTGGGTGATACCGATATTGAGATTACAGGCATTGCTACGAGTTTATCTGCCAATCAAGCGCAACTAACCTACATCAACGGTAAAAAATATAAGCAAACATTAATAAACTCCAAGGCTGGCGCTGTTATTCTTAATAATGATTTGCTAAAAAACTGTCCTACCAATGCTTTAATAGTTGATGATGTCTACTTGGCATTTGCAAAAGCCACACACTTATTTAAAAAACAAGTTGTGCCTTATCAAGGTATTCATCCAAGCGTCAAAACTAATCATGCAAAAATAGCACCGAACTGCACTATCGGTAAAAATGTTGTTATTGGCAATCACTGCACCATTGCTTCAAATGTTGTTATTGAAGATAATGTTACCATTGGTAATGACGCTCTGATTCAGCCAAATGTGAGTATTTTGCAAGGTTGTTCAATCGGCAACAAGGTTGTTATATCTCCTGGTGCGGTAATTGGTTCAGAAGGATTTGGCAATGCTCAGGATCAACAAAAACACTGGCATAGCATTGCACACCTTGGTTGTGTTGTTATTGGCAATAATGTGAGCATTGGCGCAAACACAACCATTGACCGAGGCACGATTGAAGATACTCAAATTCACAACGGTGTTCAAATTGACAACTTAGTACATATTGCACACAACGTTATTATTGGCCAAGACTCTGCCATTGCTGCTACAGTGACTATTGGCGGTAGTTGCATGCTAGGAAAAAGATGCATGGTGGGTGGTGGTACAACCATTGCCAGCCACATTAGTTTAGTAGACGATATTATTGTAACAGGTGCCAGCACCGTTGATAGAAATCTATTTGAGCAAGGGCATTACACAGGCTTCACTTCTATTAGCAAGCATCAAAAATGGAAGAGAATACAAGTATGGCTGTTAAATCTTGATAAAATCGCTCATTATTTAAACATTAAACTTAAAAAATTAAAAGAAAAATAA
- the bamA gene encoding outer membrane protein assembly factor BamA: protein MKKYNMKNIITLFVLAASILTCSVALAAPIKNIEILGLNVISRGAVLSYLPIEAGDDYNNQVSGQIIRALYKTNFFKDIEVSQEGQILKIKLTENPHIKYIDVTNYSNKVIEEKSLNQILKTMGLSQGKFFNKRQLDKLIAQLKVVYASKGYYGISIAKTIKIDTQNRVGIELNISEGKVAKISSMKITGNHVFDESELLNLFEIGQADFFIINYFTKKDHHSKVALDAGIESMKSFYINAGYLDFKVNEVKTDLSENKQSVSINIQISEGAEYKIGTIQFTGDLLSHSIEDLRKLLSFKKGDVFERKKMMQSLQSINDVFANQGYAFSDVKVATLENTSTHTIDLNIDITPNKKVYINRITIVGNTRTQDEVIRREIDIHEGGLYSNTELNESIEKIKRLGFFSDVKMQVSKLEGFKDKINLHFSVEETQTGTFSIGLSHSSSTGASLNLGVQERNFLGTGNTLNLSLSNSKAARDISFYFSDPYFTQDGHRISYGVFSKKLDASELELDEYKIDENGFGLGYSIPITKETRIGADLRASKRDVTCGETFKDNDHEPTQCASKDETELKLDLNWSNNTLNDFNFPTKGQKNSLNFSLALPVADFRYYKLDASHKSYYPLKNDLTLSLKGNLGLAQGYDGKELPFFKRYYGGGSSSVRGFDFNSLGAKYIGSDKAKGGELSFLTSVSAISPIKFMDDSKNMRISTFVDLGSISEKASGFDVDELRLSIGVAFSWLTPIGPLGFYAAQPLIKKSGDKTKTFDFTLGTSF, encoded by the coding sequence ATGAAAAAATATAATATGAAAAATATAATCACCTTATTTGTCTTAGCAGCAAGTATCTTAACTTGTTCAGTTGCACTAGCAGCGCCTATTAAAAATATTGAAATTCTAGGTCTTAATGTTATTTCTAGGGGGGCAGTTTTGAGCTATCTTCCAATTGAAGCAGGTGATGATTATAACAATCAAGTGTCAGGACAAATTATTCGCGCCCTGTATAAAACTAATTTTTTTAAAGACATTGAAGTTTCTCAAGAGGGTCAAATTTTAAAAATTAAGTTAACAGAAAACCCCCACATTAAATACATTGATGTGACTAATTATTCAAACAAAGTAATTGAAGAAAAGTCATTAAATCAAATTTTAAAAACCATGGGGCTTTCTCAGGGAAAATTTTTCAATAAAAGACAACTTGATAAATTAATTGCCCAACTAAAAGTTGTATATGCATCAAAAGGTTATTATGGCATTAGCATCGCCAAAACTATTAAGATTGACACACAAAATAGAGTGGGTATTGAGCTTAATATTAGTGAAGGCAAAGTGGCAAAAATTAGTTCAATGAAAATTACTGGCAATCATGTTTTTGATGAAAGTGAGTTATTAAATTTATTTGAAATTGGACAAGCCGACTTTTTTATTATCAATTATTTCACTAAAAAAGATCATCACTCTAAAGTGGCATTAGATGCTGGTATTGAATCTATGAAGTCATTCTATATTAACGCCGGTTATCTTGATTTTAAAGTTAATGAAGTCAAAACAGATTTATCAGAAAATAAACAAAGTGTTAGTATTAACATTCAGATCAGTGAAGGTGCTGAATACAAAATTGGTACCATTCAATTTACGGGCGACTTGCTTAGTCATTCCATTGAAGATCTTAGAAAATTATTGAGTTTTAAAAAAGGCGATGTGTTCGAACGTAAAAAAATGATGCAGAGTTTGCAGTCCATTAATGACGTATTCGCTAATCAGGGTTATGCTTTTTCTGATGTCAAAGTTGCAACATTAGAAAATACAAGTACACATACGATTGATTTAAATATTGACATAACGCCCAATAAAAAAGTTTATATTAACCGCATCACTATTGTTGGCAATACTCGCACTCAAGATGAAGTTATTCGTCGTGAAATTGACATTCATGAGGGTGGCTTATACTCCAATACTGAACTTAATGAATCTATCGAAAAAATCAAACGCTTAGGTTTTTTCTCCGATGTAAAGATGCAAGTTTCAAAACTTGAAGGTTTTAAGGATAAAATTAACCTACATTTTAGTGTTGAAGAAACCCAAACTGGTACTTTTTCAATTGGCTTATCACACTCTAGTAGCACGGGCGCATCACTCAACTTAGGCGTACAAGAAAGAAACTTTTTAGGTACGGGTAATACACTAAATCTTTCTTTATCTAATTCTAAAGCAGCAAGAGATATTAGTTTTTATTTTTCTGATCCGTATTTCACTCAAGATGGGCACAGAATTAGTTACGGCGTATTTTCAAAAAAATTAGACGCATCTGAACTAGAACTAGATGAATATAAGATTGATGAGAACGGCTTTGGTTTAGGCTATAGCATACCAATAACAAAAGAAACAAGAATTGGTGCTGACTTAAGAGCTTCAAAACGTGATGTTACTTGTGGAGAAACCTTTAAAGATAATGATCATGAACCAACACAATGTGCCAGTAAAGATGAAACTGAACTGAAATTAGACTTGAATTGGAGTAACAATACATTAAATGACTTTAATTTTCCAACCAAAGGGCAAAAAAATAGTTTAAATTTTAGTCTGGCCTTACCTGTGGCAGATTTTCGTTACTACAAATTAGACGCCTCTCATAAAAGTTACTACCCACTGAAAAATGATCTGACTCTCTCTTTAAAGGGAAATCTAGGTCTTGCTCAAGGTTATGATGGCAAAGAACTGCCTTTCTTTAAACGCTATTATGGTGGTGGCTCCTCATCAGTGCGTGGGTTTGACTTTAACTCCTTAGGTGCAAAATATATAGGTAGTGATAAAGCCAAAGGTGGTGAGCTTTCCTTTCTAACTAGTGTTTCAGCCATCTCGCCAATCAAATTTATGGATGATAGTAAGAATATGCGCATTAGCACCTTTGTTGATTTAGGGTCTATTAGTGAAAAAGCCTCTGGATTTGACGTAGATGAACTACGCCTTTCAATAGGTGTTGCATTTTCTTGGCTAACACCTATTGGACCATTAGGCTTTTATGCTGCCCAGCCTTTAATTAAAAAATCAGGCGACAAAACCAAAACATTTGACTTTACATTAGGCACTAGTTTCTAA
- the pdxA gene encoding 4-hydroxythreonine-4-phosphate dehydrogenase PdxA, with protein sequence MTTIAFTVGEPSGIGPDLAVIYAQIKSNKNLLLFADPDILLNRAKQLNLNIKIVESEQASSAYELAVYPIKVNTPVACGILNRNNAQYVLNTLDCATKYCLNSQCDALVTGPVHKGIINQAGISFTGHTEYLANLSNTDKTVMMLATNDLKIALATTHMPLSEVPQSITTQSLQKTISIIHQFLLNDGIDMPKIVVCGLNPHAGEDGYLGMEEIEIINPLIKKLNSQGYNLVGSVAADTAFTSDALTGVDCVLSMYHDQGLPVLKTLGFKKAVNITLGLPFIRTSVDHGSALSLAGTGNISLGSLNTALNYAQMLVANRKKRQPSQGASSYA encoded by the coding sequence ATGACGACCATTGCTTTCACCGTTGGAGAACCATCAGGTATCGGACCTGATTTGGCTGTTATTTACGCTCAAATAAAATCAAATAAAAATCTTTTGTTATTTGCAGATCCAGATATTTTATTAAATCGTGCAAAACAACTTAATCTAAACATAAAAATCGTTGAATCCGAGCAAGCCAGTTCAGCTTATGAACTGGCTGTTTATCCAATTAAAGTTAACACTCCTGTAGCGTGTGGTATTTTGAATAGAAACAATGCGCAATATGTGTTAAATACACTTGATTGCGCAACTAAGTATTGTCTTAACTCACAATGCGATGCTTTGGTTACTGGTCCAGTACATAAAGGTATTATTAACCAAGCAGGAATTAGTTTTACGGGGCATACTGAATATTTAGCCAACTTGTCTAATACTGATAAAACAGTCATGATGTTGGCAACAAATGACTTAAAGATTGCTCTAGCAACCACGCATATGCCGCTTTCAGAAGTGCCCCAAAGTATTACCACGCAATCTTTGCAAAAAACCATTAGTATTATTCATCAATTCTTATTAAATGACGGTATCGACATGCCTAAGATTGTTGTATGTGGCTTAAATCCACATGCAGGCGAAGATGGCTATTTAGGCATGGAAGAGATTGAAATTATCAATCCTTTAATCAAAAAACTAAACAGCCAAGGATACAATCTTGTCGGCAGTGTGGCTGCTGATACAGCCTTTACATCTGATGCGCTGACTGGTGTTGATTGCGTGCTTAGCATGTATCACGACCAAGGTTTGCCAGTGTTAAAAACATTGGGATTTAAAAAAGCGGTTAATATTACACTAGGCTTGCCATTTATCCGAACTTCGGTCGATCATGGCAGTGCACTTAGTCTTGCAGGTACTGGAAATATTAGCCTTGGTAGTCTAAATACTGCGCTGAATTATGCACAAATGCTAGTAGCCAATCGTAAAAAACGCCAACCTTCACAAGGTGCATCATCTTATGCATAA
- the rsmA gene encoding 16S rRNA (adenine(1518)-N(6)/adenine(1519)-N(6))-dimethyltransferase RsmA — protein sequence MHKARKCFGQNFLIDNRIIDRIVATIAPKHDDNLLEIGPGQGAITLPLLDYVEQLNVIEIDRNLISMLESLKHPNLIIHQGDVLKFDLNTLPAPIRVIGNLPYNISSSVLFHLLENLDKIKDMTFMLQKEVVERMAANNGSKIYGRLSVMMQTFFDVQMIFIVPPESFNPAPRVESAIVHLNPLTQAKTKDIKVLEKVVKLAFSQRRKTLRNCLKSILTQEQTDIDLSQRAEMLTIDDFITLTQDHEKQH from the coding sequence ATGCATAAAGCTCGCAAGTGTTTTGGACAAAATTTTCTCATTGATAATAGAATTATTGACCGTATTGTTGCCACCATCGCTCCAAAGCATGATGATAATTTACTAGAAATTGGTCCTGGGCAGGGCGCCATAACGCTGCCCTTATTAGATTATGTTGAGCAATTGAATGTCATTGAAATTGATCGAAATTTAATTTCAATGTTGGAATCACTGAAACATCCTAATTTAATCATTCATCAAGGTGATGTGCTTAAATTCGACTTAAACACCCTACCCGCACCAATTAGGGTGATTGGAAATTTACCTTACAATATTTCTTCCTCCGTTCTTTTTCATTTGCTTGAAAATTTAGACAAAATAAAAGACATGACCTTCATGTTGCAAAAAGAAGTTGTAGAAAGAATGGCAGCAAACAATGGCTCTAAAATATATGGACGTTTAAGTGTCATGATGCAAACGTTTTTTGATGTTCAGATGATTTTTATCGTACCACCAGAATCATTCAATCCTGCACCAAGAGTAGAGTCTGCCATTGTACACTTAAACCCCTTAACACAAGCAAAAACCAAAGATATTAAAGTACTTGAAAAAGTTGTAAAATTAGCGTTTTCACAACGCAGAAAAACGCTTAGGAATTGCTTGAAATCAATACTAACTCAGGAGCAAACTGATATTGACTTATCTCAACGCGCTGAAATGCTAACAATTGATGATTTTATTACCTTAACACAAGACCATGAAAAACAACATTGA
- the dapF gene encoding diaminopimelate epimerase: MLINFTKMHGLGNDFMVVDNLAADVTFNAEQIVNLANRHFGIGFDQLLVVETSSTKNVDFRYVIYNADGLEVEQCGNGTRCFARFVSEKGLSSNNPIIVETCSGIISLYLNNDNTVRVDMGKPSLNPIDIPLLVPQQSAYYQIEGFDLGVVSIGNPHCVILVKDVNTVDVSSIARKIQQSKLLPNQANIGFMQILNTHEINLRVYERGSGETLACGSGACAAVVYGVEQTLLKENVVAHLSGGDALIEYTQGGHVFLSGPAQFVFEGRVEI, translated from the coding sequence ATGTTGATTAATTTTACAAAAATGCACGGGCTTGGTAACGACTTTATGGTGGTTGATAACCTTGCTGCTGATGTTACTTTTAATGCTGAACAAATAGTAAATTTAGCCAATCGACATTTTGGCATTGGCTTTGACCAGCTATTGGTGGTTGAGACTAGCAGTACAAAGAATGTTGATTTTCGTTATGTTATTTATAATGCCGATGGTTTAGAGGTAGAACAATGTGGCAATGGCACACGTTGTTTTGCGCGTTTTGTTAGCGAAAAAGGTTTAAGTAGCAATAATCCAATTATTGTCGAAACTTGCTCTGGCATTATTAGTTTATATTTGAACAATGACAATACAGTGCGTGTTGACATGGGAAAGCCAAGTCTTAATCCGATTGACATTCCCCTCCTAGTACCACAACAAAGTGCGTATTATCAAATCGAAGGGTTTGATTTAGGTGTTGTTTCAATTGGCAATCCTCATTGCGTGATACTGGTTAAAGATGTTAATACAGTTGATGTTAGTAGTATTGCACGCAAAATTCAACAAAGTAAATTGCTACCCAATCAAGCCAACATTGGCTTTATGCAAATCTTGAATACTCATGAAATTAACTTACGTGTTTATGAGCGTGGCTCTGGTGAAACTTTGGCTTGTGGTTCTGGCGCTTGTGCAGCAGTGGTTTATGGTGTTGAACAAACTCTGTTAAAAGAAAATGTGGTTGCTCACTTAAGTGGCGGCGATGCTTTGATTGAATACACACAGGGTGGGCATGTATTTTTATCAGGCCCTGCACAATTTGTATTTGAAGGCAGAGTAGAAATTTAA